A single Carettochelys insculpta isolate YL-2023 chromosome 2, ASM3395843v1, whole genome shotgun sequence DNA region contains:
- the ODF1 gene encoding outer dense fiber protein 1: MSLCCRFLEDAKRDLKKADREIRRQIRLMDLHPHYLCNSLLHPHCLCDIHLHPHCVCEIHPYPYCLCAVHPHCHPPSCLTVWERKAIKAKLDAERELDSIRRRVNRMLNSCHDHKLLALMDVKGFDPEEVTVKVKDGKVKVSAEHEEEHRTLRGKEYNYTNLTKEITLPPGVHEDEVTYTVGPNSLVKIETPRKCYPCLLSLI, translated from the exons ATGTCTTTGTGCTGTCGTTTTCTGGAAGATGCCAAACGAGATTTGAAAAAGGCAGATAGAGAAATAAGGAGACAAATCAGGCTAATGGACCTGCATCCACATTACCTATGCAATTcgctcctgcaccctcactgccTGTGTGATATTCACCTGCATCCGCATTGTGTGTGTGAAATACACCCATATCCATATTGCCTGTGTGCTGTACACCCACACTGCCATCCACCATCATGCCTCACAGTCTGGGAGAGGAAAGCCATTAAAGCAAAACTGGATGCAGAGCGAGAACTGGACAG cATACGAAGACGAGTTAATAGGATGTTGAACTCATGCCATGATCATAAGCTTTTAGCTCTGATGGATGTTAAGGGGTTTGACCCAGAGGAAGTTACAGTGAAGGTAAAAGATGGGAAGGTTAAGGTGTCAGCTGAACATGAGGAGGAGCATAGGACCCTAAGGGGGAAGGAATACAACTACACAAACCTTACCAAGGAGATTACCTTGCCTCCAGGGGTGCACGAAGATGAGGTGACGTACACTGTAGGACCTAACAGTTTGGTGAAGATTGAAACTCCACGCAAGTGTTATCCTTGCCTTCTGAGTCTCATTTGA